CTACCTGTCCACCGGCGGCCGACGAGTGCTGTGCCGCAAGCTGGTGGTGCTGCGGTGATAAGCAGCTTGAACGGAGAAATGGCCCCTCGGCTCAAGGAAGCGCACCGACTCAATAGCAGCACTCAATATCCAAACACGCTGGCCCTTCCTCCTCGGGCTTCCAACTTCAGATCGCGCAGCTGGGGCGCCTTGACCTGGATGCGCAAGTAGAACCGCTTGGCAATCCCCGAGGGCACCCAGTCGAACATCGCCTCCCAGCAGTGCAGATCGCGGTAGAACACCCACCGATGGCTGGCTACCTCTTTCTCCTTCAGGTCGAAATGGGCGCTGTACTCGACCCGCCACTTCTTGGTGACCTGCACCTGCAGGCCCCGCACGTCCAAGTAGTACCGCGTGCGAGGATGCGCAGGATCGCTGCGCCGATCCATGTCGTAGCCCAGTGAAAAACTAACCGACCACGGGATATCCAATCCCGTGAAGGTGGTGATGCCTTCAAAGCGGTCACCCCGCATGCGCATCTCTTCGTCGAATACGCCTCGCGGAGGCGGTAGCTCTTGCTCAAGCGCCTCCTCGGGTCCCCGTTCGGGAGTGGGTGGCGCTGCACGCCTGCCGGCCTTCCCCTCCAATCGCACCGAGGCGTTGAAGCGGAACCCGGTGAGCCAGGCGAGTTTTCCACGCACAAGGCCGCCCTGGTCGAAGAGGTAATCGTTCACCACTCTGCGTTGCTGAGGGTCGTAGCGGTAGAAGCTATGCGTGGCACTGGCGGAGATGCTCAAATTCCGCAAAGGATTGGCGCTTAGCGTCGTGTACAAGTCGGAGAGCTTGAACTCCTTAGCGCGGAAGTTGAATCCGG
The candidate division KSB1 bacterium DNA segment above includes these coding regions:
- a CDS encoding putative LPS assembly protein LptD; amino-acid sequence: LQTDETTLSLPQASLYVAQGQFFPPATTGRGRMETRRGVKEELRWYQAIYYSYSSNLMNTEVTRKWQGVETKTVNRRLAHNIGLSMNNPGKLFGWLGLSQSLSINEDWFDRTTDYFLIDSTNSIGTRERRGFAARHVFSYSLSGHTKLYGLFTPNVFGVKAVRHVVTPTLSFSYQPDFSQAKWGYYEEVVDTTGRVYRRDRFGGTPAGGQQRLSLRVNNVFQMKTGDGEKERKFDLFTADLSTGFNFRAKEFKLSDLYTTLSANPLRNLSISASATHSFYRYDPQQRRVVNDYLFDQGGLVRGKLAWLTGFRFNASVRLEGKAGRRAAPPTPERGPEEALEQELPPPRGVFDEEMRMRGDRFEGITTFTGLDIPWSVSFSLGYDMDRRSDPAHPRTRYYLDVRGLQVQVTKKWRVEYSAHFDLKEKEVASHRWVFYRDLHCWEAMFDWVPSGIAKRFYLRIQVKAPQLRDLKLEARGGRASVFGY